One window of Pectobacterium carotovorum genomic DNA carries:
- a CDS encoding iron ABC transporter permease: MNKFALLPLLTVAVLFTLVGIPVLFVALQAIFPNLGSGSLANPFSAFADVFAQARLFALLKNTLLLGLGVALCCAVIAIPLGALRGLFALPLARFWDLLFLIPFLIPPYIAGLSWMLALQPRGYAEQLFPIQLGEILFSLPGMIGVMTLNIFPVVYFAVSRSMAASGNRLADVARVHGASGWQAFLRVTLPLSLPATAASLLLAFTLAIEEYGIPAALGSRAGIQILTTNIEQRLADWPIDLSGSAVLSLLLVAIALCAFTLQRAIVAGNNVETTTGKPAAIVTRPLGIWRWPVLMLFSAVGLLAVGIPLASMLITAFSATISSTISWQNLTWQHFTMLADYENDALPALTTSLGLAVGSALLTGTVGFLASWFVVAKRIRGAAVLDGLSMLPAALPGIVVGVGLILAWNQSFWPITPYNTWVILLLSYSCLLLPYPVRYSSAALAQIGSNLESAARVHGASAMAALRLIVFPLVFPSLLAAMMLVFAVASRELVTSLLLSPAGVQTVSIFVWRQFEQGSVGDGMAMASVAVFISLSVMLLALRFHALKTK, encoded by the coding sequence ATGAACAAGTTTGCTTTACTGCCACTGCTTACGGTGGCAGTACTTTTTACTCTGGTTGGCATTCCCGTATTGTTCGTTGCGCTACAGGCGATTTTCCCAAATTTGGGTTCAGGCTCCCTTGCGAACCCGTTCTCGGCCTTTGCAGACGTCTTCGCGCAGGCGCGCTTGTTCGCCCTGTTGAAAAATACGCTGCTGCTTGGGCTGGGTGTTGCCCTGTGCTGTGCGGTCATTGCTATTCCACTCGGTGCGTTACGCGGGCTCTTTGCGCTGCCGCTGGCAAGGTTTTGGGATTTACTGTTTCTCATTCCATTCCTGATCCCGCCTTATATTGCCGGGCTGTCGTGGATGCTGGCGCTACAGCCACGAGGCTACGCGGAACAGCTATTCCCCATTCAACTCGGTGAGATCCTGTTTTCACTGCCTGGCATGATTGGTGTCATGACGCTGAATATTTTCCCAGTCGTCTATTTCGCCGTTTCGCGCAGTATGGCCGCGAGCGGAAACCGTCTGGCGGATGTCGCTCGCGTTCACGGCGCCAGCGGCTGGCAGGCCTTCTTGCGAGTCACGCTGCCATTGTCGCTACCTGCGACAGCGGCCAGCCTGCTGCTTGCCTTCACGCTGGCGATCGAAGAATACGGCATACCCGCTGCACTGGGGTCGCGCGCCGGTATTCAGATCCTGACGACAAATATAGAGCAACGTCTGGCGGACTGGCCGATCGATCTCTCCGGTTCAGCGGTGCTGTCTTTGCTGTTGGTCGCTATCGCGCTCTGCGCATTTACCCTACAGCGGGCGATTGTCGCTGGTAACAATGTGGAAACCACCACTGGCAAACCCGCCGCCATTGTCACTCGTCCCTTAGGAATATGGCGCTGGCCAGTATTAATGCTATTTAGCGCCGTCGGACTGCTGGCCGTCGGGATTCCACTGGCGTCCATGCTGATTACCGCGTTTTCTGCCACTATCTCTAGCACGATTTCCTGGCAAAATTTAACGTGGCAGCACTTCACCATGTTGGCTGATTACGAAAACGACGCGCTACCCGCCTTGACGACCAGCCTGGGGCTGGCGGTCGGCAGTGCGTTACTGACGGGAACGGTCGGCTTTCTCGCATCGTGGTTTGTAGTCGCCAAGCGTATTCGGGGGGCCGCCGTGCTGGATGGGCTATCGATGCTACCTGCCGCGCTGCCAGGAATCGTTGTCGGAGTAGGGTTGATACTCGCCTGGAACCAAAGCTTCTGGCCGATCACGCCCTATAACACCTGGGTGATTTTGCTGCTGTCATACAGTTGCCTGCTGCTACCCTACCCCGTCCGCTATAGCAGCGCTGCATTGGCGCAAATCGGCAGTAATCTGGAGTCAGCCGCGCGTGTTCACGGCGCTAGCGCAATGGCGGCATTACGGCTGATTGTGTTCCCGCTGGTCTTCCCTAGTCTACTGGCAGCAATGATGCTGGTTTTTGCCGTCGCATCGCGCGAGCTGGTGACGTCACTCCTGCTATCACCTGCGGGCGTGCAAACGGTGTCCATTTTCGTTTGGCGTCAGTTCGAGCAAGGTTCCGTCGGGGATGGTATGGCGATGGCAAGCGTTGCCGTATTTATCAGCCTATCGGTGATGTTGCTGGCATTACGATTTCATGCGCTAAAAACAAAATAA
- a CDS encoding YbfA family protein translates to MSLYTTYPLHRILLRRAAVVAIGVLALPVMLFRRDRARFYSYLHRVWLKTSDKPVWMAQSEAAACDFY, encoded by the coding sequence ATGTCGCTTTATACTACTTATCCCTTGCACCGTATTCTCCTGCGTCGCGCTGCCGTGGTTGCCATCGGCGTGCTGGCGTTACCAGTGATGCTGTTCCGCCGCGATCGGGCACGTTTTTACAGCTATTTACACCGCGTCTGGCTGAAAACCAGCGATAAACCGGTATGGATGGCGCAGTCCGAAGCCGCCGCCTGCGATTTTTATTAA
- the kdpF gene encoding K(+)-transporting ATPase subunit F yields the protein MTLSIVLGGLLVLLLLAYLVYALLKAEEF from the coding sequence GTGACGCTTAGCATCGTCTTAGGCGGCCTGCTCGTGCTGCTATTACTGGCCTATCTGGTTTATGCCTTGTTGAAGGCGGAGGAATTCTGA
- the kdpA gene encoding potassium-transporting ATPase subunit KdpA encodes MAADAFLLIFGLLLTVLIVAQPLGSVLARLIEGETSTFLQKFEAGTARLFALDTTEMRWQQYAAAILTLNLIGIVVLFVLLMAQGALPLNPENMPGLSWHLALNTAISFVTNTNWQAYSGENTLSYLSQMVGLTVQNFLSAASGIAVAFALIRAFSRRCVDTLGNAWLDLLRITLYVLLPLSLLLALFFVSQGVLQNLLPYQHLTTLDGAAQTLPMGPVASQEAIKLLGTNGGGFFGANSAHPFENPTALSNIVQMLAILLIPTALCFAFGKAVSDKRQGHALLWAMALIFIVAAAVVMKMEINGNPHLLALGADSAANLEGKETRFGVLTSSLYAVVTTATSTGAVNAMHDSFTALGGMVPMWLMQIGEVVFGGVGSGLYGMLLFVLLTVFIAGLMIGRSPEYLGKKIEVYEMKMTALAILIPPALVLLGTALALSTEAGRSGILNPGAHGFSEVLYAVSSAANNNGSAFAGLSVNTPFYNVLLAVAMLLGRFAVMVPVLAIAGSLVVKKRQPESKGSLSTRSPLFIGMLIAIVLLIGALTFIPALALGPVAEHLQFGLTH; translated from the coding sequence ATGGCCGCTGACGCTTTTTTACTGATCTTTGGTCTGCTGCTCACGGTGCTAATCGTAGCCCAGCCGTTGGGCAGCGTACTGGCCCGTCTGATTGAGGGCGAAACGAGTACGTTCCTGCAAAAATTTGAGGCGGGTACTGCGCGCCTTTTCGCTTTGGATACGACGGAGATGCGCTGGCAGCAGTATGCGGCGGCCATTCTGACGCTTAACCTCATCGGCATTGTCGTGCTGTTTGTGCTGTTAATGGCGCAGGGTGCTCTGCCGCTTAACCCAGAAAATATGCCGGGACTGTCGTGGCATTTGGCGTTGAACACGGCAATCAGCTTTGTGACCAACACCAACTGGCAGGCTTACAGTGGCGAAAACACGCTGAGCTACCTGAGCCAGATGGTCGGGCTAACGGTACAAAACTTCCTTTCCGCCGCCAGCGGCATTGCGGTGGCTTTCGCGTTAATCCGCGCGTTTTCCCGCCGCTGTGTCGATACGCTGGGCAATGCGTGGCTCGATCTATTGCGTATCACGCTGTACGTGTTGCTGCCACTGTCTCTGCTGTTAGCGCTGTTTTTCGTCAGTCAGGGCGTATTGCAGAACCTGCTGCCTTACCAGCATCTGACCACGCTGGACGGCGCAGCCCAAACGCTGCCGATGGGGCCCGTCGCCTCACAGGAAGCGATTAAACTGCTGGGCACCAACGGCGGTGGCTTCTTTGGCGCCAACTCGGCGCACCCGTTTGAAAACCCGACGGCGCTGAGCAACATCGTGCAAATGCTGGCGATCCTGTTGATCCCTACTGCGCTGTGCTTCGCCTTTGGCAAAGCCGTCAGCGATAAGCGACAAGGCCACGCGCTGCTGTGGGCGATGGCGCTGATCTTTATCGTCGCCGCTGCCGTAGTGATGAAAATGGAGATCAATGGTAACCCGCATCTGCTGGCCTTAGGCGCGGACAGCGCCGCGAATCTGGAGGGCAAAGAGACGCGTTTTGGCGTCCTGACGTCCAGCCTGTATGCCGTTGTCACCACGGCCACCTCGACAGGTGCGGTGAATGCAATGCATGACTCCTTCACGGCTCTCGGCGGCATGGTTCCCATGTGGCTGATGCAAATTGGCGAAGTGGTGTTCGGCGGCGTCGGCTCTGGCCTGTACGGCATGCTGTTATTCGTGCTTCTGACCGTCTTTATTGCCGGCCTGATGATTGGTCGCTCGCCGGAGTATCTGGGCAAAAAGATCGAAGTCTATGAGATGAAGATGACGGCACTGGCGATTCTGATTCCGCCCGCACTGGTGCTGCTCGGCACCGCGCTGGCGCTGAGTACGGAAGCGGGACGCAGCGGCATTCTGAACCCCGGCGCACACGGCTTTAGCGAAGTGCTCTATGCGGTGTCTTCCGCCGCAAACAACAACGGCAGTGCGTTTGCTGGCCTGAGCGTCAATACGCCGTTCTATAACGTCCTGCTCGCTGTCGCGATGCTGCTGGGCCGCTTTGCCGTCATGGTGCCCGTGCTGGCTATTGCTGGTTCGTTGGTCGTGAAAAAGCGCCAGCCGGAAAGCAAAGGCTCACTGTCGACGCGCAGCCCGCTGTTTATCGGCATGCTCATCGCCATCGTTCTGCTGATTGGTGCGCTGACGTTTATCCCTGCACTGGCGTTAGGGCCAGTCGCTGAACATTTACAGTTCGGCCTGACTCACTAA
- the kdpB gene encoding potassium-transporting ATPase subunit KdpB: MTRHTMNHQATQEPTSSQQGEASRQVGKRKQQTLFDRTLIRSALKDALKKLDPRIQGRNPVMFVVYLGSMLTTLVWLTILAGKTEGNAVFTGLVSLWLWFTVLFANMAEALAEGRSKAQANALKGVKKTSWANKLSAPNHDASSESVPADSLRKGDIVLVSAGETIPCDGEVLEGGASVDESAITGESAPVIRESGGDFASVTGGTRVLSDWLVIQCSVNPGETFLDRMIAMVEGAQRRKTPNEIALTILLIELTLIFLLVTATLYPFSWFGVQANNSGDVVGVTVLVALLVCLIPTTIGGLLSAIGVAGMSRMLGANVIATSGRAVEAAGDIDVLLLDKTGTITLGNRQASAFLPAPGVTEQALADAARLASLADETPEGRSIVVLAKQRFNLPEQDLTSLDATFVPFTAQTRMSGVNFGQRAIRKGAVDALRRYIEANNGDFPHQVEEAVSNVARSGGTPLVVAEGKRVLGVVELKDIVKSGIKARFAELRSMGIKTVMITGDNPLTAAAIAAEAGVDDFLAEATPETKLALIRQYQAEGRLVAMTGDGTNDAPALAQADVAVAMNSGTQAAKEAGNMVDLDSNPTKLIEVVHIGKQMLMTRGSLTTFSIANDVAKYFAIIPAAFAATYPQLNALNVMQLHSPTSAMLSAVIFNALIIVFLIPLALKGISYRPMSAAAQLSRNLWIYGLGGLLVPFLGIKLIDMLLTGLNLA, translated from the coding sequence ATGACTCGTCACACGATGAATCATCAGGCAACACAGGAACCGACCTCATCCCAACAGGGTGAGGCCTCCCGCCAGGTTGGCAAACGTAAACAGCAAACGCTGTTTGACAGAACGTTAATCCGTTCGGCGCTGAAAGATGCGTTGAAGAAACTCGACCCGCGCATACAGGGGCGCAACCCGGTCATGTTTGTGGTGTATCTCGGCAGTATGCTGACCACCCTCGTCTGGCTAACTATTCTGGCAGGCAAAACGGAAGGGAATGCCGTGTTTACAGGACTGGTGTCACTCTGGCTGTGGTTTACCGTGCTGTTCGCCAACATGGCCGAAGCACTGGCGGAAGGTCGCAGCAAAGCGCAGGCAAACGCGCTGAAAGGCGTCAAGAAAACCAGTTGGGCTAACAAGCTCTCCGCGCCGAATCACGATGCCAGTTCAGAATCGGTACCGGCAGACAGCCTGCGTAAAGGCGATATCGTGCTGGTGAGCGCGGGGGAAACCATTCCGTGCGACGGTGAGGTGCTGGAAGGCGGTGCGTCCGTCGATGAAAGCGCCATCACTGGGGAATCCGCGCCGGTGATCCGCGAGTCCGGCGGTGATTTCGCTTCCGTTACGGGTGGCACCCGCGTGCTGTCCGACTGGCTGGTGATTCAGTGCAGCGTCAATCCCGGCGAAACCTTCCTCGACCGAATGATCGCCATGGTTGAAGGGGCACAGCGCCGGAAAACGCCGAACGAAATCGCCTTAACCATTCTGCTGATCGAGCTTACGCTCATCTTCCTGCTGGTGACTGCCACGCTCTACCCTTTCTCCTGGTTCGGCGTACAGGCGAATAACAGTGGCGATGTCGTCGGCGTGACCGTGCTTGTCGCTCTGCTCGTCTGCCTGATCCCGACCACTATCGGCGGCCTGCTGTCGGCTATCGGCGTGGCTGGGATGAGCCGGATGCTGGGGGCTAACGTGATTGCCACCAGCGGACGTGCCGTCGAAGCGGCGGGCGATATCGACGTTCTGCTGCTGGATAAAACCGGCACCATTACGCTGGGTAACCGTCAGGCTTCCGCTTTTCTGCCCGCGCCGGGTGTGACCGAACAGGCGCTGGCTGACGCCGCACGCCTCGCGTCTTTAGCCGATGAAACGCCTGAAGGCCGCAGCATCGTGGTGTTGGCAAAGCAGCGTTTTAATCTGCCGGAGCAGGACTTGACGTCGCTGGACGCCACCTTTGTTCCCTTTACCGCCCAGACGCGCATGAGCGGCGTCAATTTTGGGCAGCGTGCCATTCGTAAAGGCGCCGTCGATGCCCTGCGTCGCTACATTGAAGCAAACAATGGCGATTTCCCGCATCAGGTCGAAGAAGCGGTGTCCAACGTCGCACGCAGCGGGGGCACACCGCTGGTGGTTGCAGAAGGCAAACGCGTGCTTGGCGTGGTGGAGCTGAAAGATATCGTGAAAAGCGGCATCAAGGCGCGCTTTGCCGAACTGCGCAGCATGGGGATCAAAACCGTGATGATCACCGGCGACAACCCGCTCACGGCGGCAGCGATTGCCGCAGAAGCCGGCGTCGATGATTTTCTGGCAGAAGCGACGCCGGAAACCAAGCTGGCGCTGATTCGCCAGTATCAGGCCGAAGGGCGGCTGGTGGCGATGACCGGCGACGGCACTAACGATGCTCCCGCTCTGGCGCAGGCCGATGTCGCGGTGGCTATGAACTCCGGCACGCAGGCAGCGAAAGAAGCAGGCAACATGGTCGATCTGGATTCCAATCCGACCAAGCTGATCGAAGTGGTGCATATCGGCAAACAGATGCTGATGACGCGCGGCTCGCTGACCACGTTCAGTATCGCCAACGACGTGGCGAAATATTTCGCCATTATCCCGGCTGCCTTTGCTGCCACCTATCCGCAGCTCAATGCGCTAAACGTAATGCAACTGCATTCTCCCACGTCAGCCATGTTGTCAGCGGTGATCTTCAATGCGCTGATTATCGTGTTTCTGATCCCGCTGGCGCTCAAAGGGATTAGCTATCGTCCCATGAGCGCGGCGGCACAGTTAAGTCGCAATCTGTGGATTTATGGTCTTGGCGGGCTGCTGGTGCCGTTCCTCGGTATCAAGCTCATCGATATGTTACTGACCGGGCTGAATCTGGCTTAA
- the kdpC gene encoding potassium-transporting ATPase subunit KdpC, producing MRYLRSSLFLFLLLLLFTGLAYPLLTTVLAQWLFPTQANGSLIYRENAVVGSSLIGQTFSRAGYFQGRPSATSDAAYNALASGGSNLAASNPALDKLIGERAAHWHQAIGNQQPVPVELLTASGSGLDPQISPEAARYQALYIAQARGMSLQQVQQLIDRFTETSKPAFIGQPAVNVLLLNLALDKEKPLP from the coding sequence ATGCGCTATTTACGTTCTTCTTTGTTTTTATTCTTATTACTGCTGCTGTTTACCGGTCTGGCCTACCCGCTGCTGACAACGGTGTTGGCACAGTGGCTGTTCCCAACACAGGCAAACGGATCGCTGATTTACCGTGAGAATGCCGTCGTCGGTTCATCCCTTATCGGGCAAACGTTCAGTCGGGCGGGCTATTTTCAGGGGCGTCCGTCGGCCACGTCAGATGCCGCGTATAACGCACTGGCGTCCGGCGGTAGCAATCTGGCCGCTAGCAATCCGGCGTTGGATAAACTGATCGGTGAACGCGCCGCTCACTGGCATCAGGCGATCGGCAACCAGCAGCCGGTGCCAGTTGAACTGTTGACGGCCTCCGGCAGCGGGCTGGATCCGCAGATTTCCCCAGAGGCAGCACGCTATCAGGCACTCTATATCGCGCAGGCCAGAGGGATGTCGCTCCAGCAGGTACAGCAATTAATCGACCGCTTTACTGAGACCAGCAAGCCCGCGTTTATTGGGCAGCCAGCAGTCAATGTTCTGTTGCTGAATTTGGCGCTGGATAAGGAAAAGCCTCTGCCGTAA
- the kdpD gene encoding two-component system sensor histidine kinase KdpD, with the protein MIDGEDRRPDPDSLLAQVGAPPRGKLKIFFGACAGVGKTYAMLQEAQRLRAQGLDILVGVVETHGRSETAALLEGLPLLPLRHFRHHGRHTVEFDLDAALARCPALILIDELAHSNVNGSRHPKRWQDVQELLDAGIDVFTTVNVQHLESLNDVVGGVTGIRVRETVPDPIFDQASEVILVDLPPDDLRQRLNEGKVYLPLQAERAVENFFRKGNLIALRELALRRMADRVDDQMRAMRAGKGREQVWHTRDAILLCIGHGTGNEKLVRTAARLAARLGSAWHAVYVETPRLHRLPEPQRRAILRALKLAQDLGAETVTLSEPDEELAVLRYAREHNLGKIVIGRHVEQRFGWWWRTRFAERLGRLGPDLDLVVVAVQDDTPAAPIKTPDARGLVEKWRMQLFGCGLATLLCAFITLLASWSPFAMLEPVNLVMIYLLAVVVVALFFGRWPSVFAAVINVASFDLFFILPRGTFAVSDAQYLVTFAVMLGVGLLVGNLTAGVRYQARVARYREQRVRHLYEMSKALNRSLSSADIVEASQHFLSTTFQARIAVLLADSLHHTSSELPQPARDSQQLIVDHAIARWSFDHRAPAGAGTSTLPGVSYQILPLATTQQIFGVLAIEPNNARQLMIPEQQRLLETFTVLIANALERLHLVQSTENARLDAEREQLRNSLLAALSHDLRTPLTVLFGQAEILTLNLASEGSPYAQQANQIRQHILNTTRLVNNLLDMARIQSDGFNLRKEWQTPEELIGSALQQLESALAKNTIQVNLPDEMVLVYCDAGLVERVFINLLENALKYAGEQATIAISASLISESTASQPDAQESALEIIVQDNGPGIEHGQESMIFDKFSRGHKESSIPGVGLGLAICRAIVEIHGGRIWATNAESGGAAFHFTLPLSAPPDLEPEDIEEH; encoded by the coding sequence ATGATTGACGGTGAAGATCGTCGCCCGGATCCCGATAGCCTGTTGGCACAGGTCGGTGCGCCACCGCGTGGCAAGCTGAAAATCTTTTTTGGCGCCTGCGCGGGCGTCGGGAAAACCTATGCCATGTTGCAGGAAGCCCAGCGGCTGCGGGCGCAGGGATTAGATATTCTTGTCGGCGTGGTCGAAACCCACGGTCGCAGCGAAACCGCCGCGCTGCTGGAGGGTTTACCGCTACTGCCGCTCAGGCATTTTCGCCATCACGGTCGCCACACGGTTGAATTCGATCTGGATGCGGCACTGGCACGCTGTCCGGCGCTGATTCTGATCGACGAACTGGCGCACAGTAACGTCAACGGCTCTCGCCATCCCAAACGCTGGCAGGACGTGCAGGAACTGCTCGATGCCGGTATCGATGTCTTTACCACCGTGAACGTTCAGCATCTGGAAAGCCTGAACGACGTGGTCGGCGGCGTTACGGGGATTCGCGTACGGGAAACCGTGCCTGACCCGATCTTCGATCAGGCCAGCGAAGTTATTTTGGTGGACCTGCCGCCGGACGATCTGCGCCAGCGCCTGAATGAAGGCAAAGTGTATCTGCCGCTTCAGGCCGAGCGTGCCGTCGAGAATTTTTTCCGTAAAGGCAATTTGATCGCCCTGCGTGAGCTGGCGCTGCGGCGCATGGCGGATCGGGTTGACGATCAAATGCGCGCCATGCGTGCCGGGAAAGGCCGCGAGCAAGTCTGGCATACGCGCGATGCCATTCTGTTATGCATCGGCCACGGCACGGGCAATGAAAAACTGGTGCGTACGGCAGCGCGGCTGGCCGCACGGTTGGGCAGCGCCTGGCACGCCGTTTACGTCGAAACGCCGCGTCTGCACCGCTTGCCCGAACCGCAGCGGCGCGCCATCTTGCGGGCGCTCAAGCTGGCACAGGATTTAGGGGCAGAAACCGTTACGCTGTCCGAACCCGACGAAGAGCTTGCCGTCCTGCGCTATGCGCGTGAGCACAACCTCGGCAAAATCGTCATTGGTCGCCATGTGGAGCAGCGCTTCGGCTGGTGGTGGCGCACGCGTTTTGCCGAACGACTCGGCAGGCTGGGGCCGGATCTCGATCTGGTCGTGGTGGCCGTGCAGGATGATACGCCAGCCGCACCGATTAAAACGCCTGATGCCCGCGGGCTGGTAGAAAAATGGCGTATGCAGCTGTTTGGCTGCGGGTTAGCCACGCTGCTGTGCGCCTTTATTACCCTGCTAGCCTCGTGGTCGCCGTTCGCCATGCTGGAACCGGTCAATCTGGTGATGATTTATCTGCTGGCCGTGGTGGTGGTTGCGCTTTTCTTTGGTCGCTGGCCGTCGGTGTTCGCCGCCGTCATCAACGTCGCCAGTTTCGATCTCTTCTTTATTCTGCCGCGCGGTACGTTTGCCGTGTCGGACGCACAATATCTGGTCACTTTTGCCGTGATGCTCGGCGTCGGCCTGCTGGTCGGTAATCTGACCGCTGGCGTACGCTATCAGGCTAGAGTCGCCCGCTATCGCGAGCAGCGCGTCCGCCATCTGTATGAGATGTCCAAAGCGCTGAACCGCAGCCTGTCCAGTGCCGATATTGTCGAAGCCAGCCAGCACTTTCTCAGCACGACGTTTCAGGCCAGAATCGCTGTTCTGCTCGCCGACAGCCTGCATCATACCTCGTCCGAGTTACCGCAGCCCGCACGGGATAGTCAGCAGTTGATTGTCGATCATGCTATCGCCCGCTGGAGCTTCGATCACCGCGCGCCAGCCGGAGCGGGAACATCCACCCTGCCCGGCGTGTCGTACCAGATTCTGCCACTCGCCACCACGCAGCAAATCTTCGGCGTGCTGGCGATCGAGCCTAATAACGCTCGGCAGTTGATGATTCCCGAACAGCAGCGCCTGTTGGAAACCTTTACCGTACTGATTGCCAATGCGTTGGAGCGTCTGCATCTGGTGCAAAGCACGGAGAATGCCCGGCTGGATGCCGAACGTGAGCAGTTGCGTAACTCGCTGCTTGCCGCACTCTCGCACGACCTCCGTACACCGCTGACCGTCCTTTTTGGTCAGGCCGAGATTCTGACGTTGAATCTGGCAAGCGAGGGGTCGCCTTATGCCCAACAGGCCAACCAGATTCGCCAGCATATTTTGAACACCACGCGACTGGTGAATAATCTGCTCGATATGGCGCGCATTCAGTCGGATGGTTTTAACCTGCGCAAAGAGTGGCAAACGCCAGAGGAGCTTATCGGCAGTGCCCTGCAACAGCTGGAAAGCGCACTGGCAAAAAACACCATTCAGGTTAATCTACCTGATGAGATGGTTCTGGTTTATTGTGATGCCGGGCTGGTGGAGCGCGTGTTCATTAATCTGCTGGAGAATGCGCTGAAGTACGCTGGAGAGCAGGCCACGATCGCGATTTCAGCAAGCCTTATTTCAGAGAGCACGGCCTCGCAGCCCGATGCACAGGAGAGCGCGCTGGAAATCATCGTGCAGGACAATGGCCCGGGGATTGAACACGGCCAGGAAAGCATGATTTTTGATAAATTTTCCCGTGGTCACAAAGAGTCATCGATTCCCGGCGTGGGGCTGGGGTTGGCGATCTGTCGGGCAATTGTGGAAATTCACGGTGGCCGTATCTGGGCAACGAATGCGGAAAGTGGCGGTGCCGCTTTCCATTTCACGCTACCACTATCGGCACCGCCGGATCTCGAACCAGAAGATATTGAGGAGCACTGA
- the kdpE gene encoding two-component system response regulator KdpE translates to MQATILIVEDEKEIRRFVRQALEGEGCRVFDAETMQRGLLEAATRKPDLIILDLGLPDGNGIDYIRDLRQWSSLPVIVLSARTDEQDKIDALDAGADDYLTKPFGIGELLARLRVALRRHSNTQQETPLVSFGNITVDLLNRQVNREGQELHLTPIEFRLLATLLASPGKVLTQRQLLTQVWGPNAVEHSHYLRIYMGHLRQKLESDPARPRHLLTETAIGYRFMP, encoded by the coding sequence TTGCAGGCCACTATTTTAATCGTTGAAGATGAAAAAGAGATCCGTCGTTTTGTTCGTCAGGCGCTGGAAGGCGAAGGCTGTCGCGTGTTTGACGCCGAAACGATGCAGCGCGGCTTGCTGGAAGCGGCCACGCGCAAACCCGATCTGATTATTCTCGACTTGGGCCTGCCGGACGGCAACGGTATCGACTACATCCGCGATTTACGTCAATGGAGCAGCCTGCCCGTGATTGTGCTGTCTGCCCGTACCGACGAGCAGGATAAAATAGACGCGCTGGATGCCGGTGCCGATGACTATCTGACAAAACCGTTCGGCATCGGCGAGCTGCTGGCACGGTTGCGCGTCGCGCTGCGTCGCCACAGCAATACGCAGCAGGAAACGCCGCTGGTGAGCTTCGGTAATATTACTGTCGATTTGCTTAACCGGCAGGTCAATCGTGAGGGTCAGGAACTGCACCTGACGCCCATCGAATTTCGTCTACTGGCAACATTACTCGCCAGCCCCGGTAAAGTACTAACGCAGCGCCAACTCCTGACGCAGGTCTGGGGGCCAAACGCCGTCGAGCACAGCCACTATCTGCGTATTTATATGGGACATCTGCGCCAGAAGCTGGAAAGCGATCCCGCAAGGCCGCGTCATCTCTTGACTGAAACCGCTATCGGCTACCGTTTTATGCCGTAA
- a CDS encoding EamA family transporter: MSSWLIYALLSAVCAAMVAIFGKMGLQNLDANTATAIRAVIMALFLVGVVVAQGKLALVGEVVANKKALLFIVFSGVAGALSWLFYFVALKNGNVAQVAPIDKLSVVFAVVLAVILLGEKISLMAGAGVALISVGALLVALG; the protein is encoded by the coding sequence ATGAGTAGTTGGTTAATTTACGCTTTGCTGTCTGCTGTATGTGCAGCGATGGTCGCGATATTTGGCAAGATGGGTTTGCAGAATTTGGACGCCAATACGGCGACTGCGATTCGTGCCGTCATCATGGCACTTTTTCTGGTGGGCGTGGTGGTCGCGCAAGGTAAGCTGGCGCTGGTCGGTGAAGTTGTCGCCAATAAAAAAGCACTGTTGTTCATTGTGTTCAGCGGTGTCGCGGGTGCGCTGTCGTGGCTGTTTTATTTTGTCGCGTTGAAGAACGGTAACGTCGCACAGGTCGCGCCGATCGATAAACTCAGCGTGGTCTTCGCCGTCGTGCTAGCGGTCATACTGCTGGGAGAAAAAATTTCGCTGATGGCAGGAGCTGGCGTTGCGCTGATTTCTGTAGGAGCGTTGCTTGTCGCGCTGGGATAA